In Streptomyces hawaiiensis, one genomic interval encodes:
- a CDS encoding P1 family peptidase, translated as MTVDALTDVSGLRVGHATRTGDGWLTGTTVVLAPEGGAVAAVDVRGGGPGTRETDALDPRNVVRKVEAVVLTGGSAYGLDAASGVMAWLEERGRGIRVGADPAHVVPVVPAACVFDLGRGGDFRARPDAATGRAAVEAAAASELGARVPQGCVGAGTGAVTGVVKGGVGSASTVLGSGVTVAALVVANAAGATVDPETGVLYGELFQGRVEYPGEEVHAAAQRRLAETAARSTPPPLNTTLAVVATDADLSKAQAQKLAGTAHDGIARAVRPVHLLNDGDTVFALATGDRALDAADPLALNEILAAGADMVTRAIVRAVRAAEPVDGPGGAWPSYGELYGELHGEL; from the coding sequence ATGACAGTTGACGCACTGACGGATGTCTCCGGCCTGCGGGTGGGGCACGCGACCCGCACCGGAGACGGTTGGCTCACCGGCACCACGGTCGTGCTCGCCCCGGAGGGCGGGGCCGTGGCCGCCGTGGACGTGCGGGGCGGCGGGCCCGGCACCAGGGAGACGGACGCGCTGGATCCGCGCAATGTGGTGCGGAAGGTGGAGGCGGTCGTGCTGACCGGCGGCAGCGCGTACGGGCTCGACGCCGCGTCGGGAGTGATGGCCTGGCTGGAGGAGCGGGGGCGCGGGATCCGTGTCGGGGCGGACCCGGCGCATGTGGTGCCGGTGGTGCCCGCCGCCTGTGTCTTCGATCTGGGGCGGGGCGGCGACTTCCGGGCCCGGCCGGACGCGGCGACCGGCCGTGCCGCGGTCGAGGCCGCCGCGGCGAGCGAGCTCGGCGCGCGGGTGCCCCAGGGGTGCGTGGGCGCGGGCACGGGAGCGGTGACCGGGGTGGTGAAGGGCGGCGTCGGCAGCGCGAGCACGGTGCTCGGCTCGGGGGTCACGGTGGCCGCGCTTGTGGTGGCCAACGCGGCGGGAGCGACGGTGGATCCGGAAACGGGGGTGCTGTACGGGGAGTTGTTCCAGGGGCGGGTGGAATACCCGGGGGAGGAGGTCCACGCGGCCGCGCAGCGGCGTCTCGCCGAGACGGCCGCGAGGAGCACGCCGCCCCCGCTCAACACGACGCTCGCGGTGGTCGCGACGGACGCGGATCTGTCCAAGGCGCAGGCGCAGAAGCTGGCCGGCACGGCGCACGACGGCATCGCCCGCGCCGTGCGCCCGGTGCATCTCCTCAACGACGGGGACACGGTGTTCGCGCTGGCGACGGGCGACCGCGCCCTGGACGCCGCGGACCCGCTCGCCCTGAACGAGATCCTGGCGGCGGGTGCGGACATGGTGACGCGCGCGATCGTCCGGGCCGTGCGGGCCGCGGAGCCGGTGGACGGTCCGGGCGGGGCGTGGCCGTCGTACGGGGAGCTGTACGGCGAGTTGCACGGGGAGCTGTAG
- a CDS encoding low temperature requirement protein A, with product MTSSPTPPPVPSDAPGGGRGPLRRLRARGRDEAHRTASPLELFFDLCFVVAVAQAGIQLVHSVAEGHAGEGILDYAMVFFALWWAWMNFTWFASAYDNDDVLYRVVTLVQIAGVLVLAAGVSRAFEEHEYLVVWLGYVIMRVALAAQWLRAARSTEGPERTTALRYAGGVLACQVGWLGLLLLPAGARPWWFLVMALLEMCVPPFAERERTTSWHPRHIAERYGLFTIIVLGETIAAATIAVKSGIDENDALGELLPIAAGGLLVIFAAWWIYFVVPIHGHLRSNRQAFLWGYGHYLVFASAAAIGAGLEVAVEQTVGKAHISTLAASAAVTLPTALYLLTVWVLHSRHFKRGISQQLVLPTTALLVICCTFLGHWAVFAAGVVCALSVVAGETLAARPAARESGPAALAG from the coding sequence ATGACGTCCAGCCCCACTCCCCCGCCCGTCCCCTCCGACGCGCCCGGCGGCGGCCGGGGACCACTGCGCAGGCTTCGGGCCCGTGGCCGCGACGAGGCGCACCGGACGGCCTCGCCGCTGGAGCTCTTCTTCGACCTGTGCTTCGTCGTGGCCGTCGCCCAGGCGGGCATCCAGCTGGTGCACTCCGTCGCCGAGGGGCACGCGGGCGAGGGGATCCTCGACTACGCGATGGTGTTCTTCGCCCTGTGGTGGGCGTGGATGAACTTCACCTGGTTCGCCTCGGCGTACGACAACGACGACGTCCTCTACCGGGTCGTCACGCTGGTGCAGATCGCGGGTGTGCTGGTCCTCGCGGCGGGGGTCTCCCGGGCGTTCGAGGAGCACGAGTACCTCGTGGTCTGGCTGGGCTACGTGATCATGCGGGTGGCCCTGGCGGCGCAGTGGCTGCGGGCGGCCCGTTCCACCGAGGGCCCGGAGCGCACGACGGCCCTGCGCTACGCCGGCGGCGTGCTGGCGTGCCAGGTCGGCTGGCTGGGGCTGCTGCTCCTGCCCGCGGGGGCCCGGCCCTGGTGGTTCCTGGTGATGGCGCTGCTGGAGATGTGCGTGCCGCCCTTCGCGGAGCGGGAGCGCACCACGTCCTGGCACCCCCGCCACATCGCGGAGCGATACGGGCTGTTCACCATCATCGTGCTCGGCGAGACCATCGCGGCGGCCACGATCGCGGTGAAGTCCGGCATCGACGAGAACGACGCACTGGGCGAGCTCCTCCCCATCGCGGCGGGCGGGCTGCTGGTCATCTTCGCGGCGTGGTGGATCTACTTCGTGGTCCCCATCCACGGCCATCTGCGGTCCAACCGGCAGGCGTTCCTGTGGGGCTACGGCCACTACCTGGTGTTCGCCTCGGCTGCGGCGATCGGGGCCGGGCTGGAGGTGGCGGTGGAGCAGACGGTCGGCAAGGCACACATCTCCACGCTGGCGGCGTCGGCGGCGGTGACGTTGCCGACGGCCCTGTACCTGCTCACGGTGTGGGTGCTGCACTCACGCCACTTCAAGCGGGGCATCTCCCAGCAGCTGGTGCTGCCGACGACGGCCCTGCTGGTGATCTGCTGCACGTTCCTGGGGCACTGGGCGGTGTTCGCGGCGGGTGTGGTCTGCGCGCTGTCGGTGGTGGCCGGAGAGACCCTGGCCGCGCGCCCGGCCGCGCGGGAGAGCGGGCCGGCGGCGCTGGCCGGGTGA
- the mscL gene encoding large conductance mechanosensitive channel protein MscL codes for MSEKKDPSVLEGFKAFLMRGNVVDLAVAVVIGAAFTNIVNAMVKGIINPVVGAIGTKNLDHYSSCLSSSCEGEQGIQILWGSVLGAALSFVITAAVVYFLMVLPMSKYLARQEARRKAKEGTQEVLEVTELEVLKEIRDALIAQRGSRHDRQ; via the coding sequence GTGAGCGAGAAGAAGGATCCGAGTGTCTTGGAGGGCTTCAAGGCCTTCCTGATGCGCGGGAACGTCGTCGATCTGGCGGTGGCGGTGGTGATCGGTGCCGCCTTCACCAACATCGTCAACGCCATGGTGAAGGGGATCATCAACCCGGTCGTCGGCGCCATCGGGACCAAGAACCTCGACCACTACAGTTCGTGCCTGAGCTCGAGCTGCGAGGGCGAGCAGGGCATCCAGATCCTGTGGGGTTCCGTGCTCGGCGCCGCCCTGAGCTTCGTGATCACCGCGGCGGTCGTCTACTTCCTGATGGTCCTGCCCATGTCGAAGTACCTGGCCCGGCAGGAGGCCCGCCGCAAGGCGAAGGAGGGCACGCAGGAGGTCCTCGAGGTGACCGAGCTGGAGGTGCTGAAGGAGATCCGGGACGCCCTGATCGCCCAGCGCGGCTCGAGGCACGACCGGCAGTAG